A genomic segment from Glycine soja cultivar W05 chromosome 18, ASM419377v2, whole genome shotgun sequence encodes:
- the LOC114397540 gene encoding receptor-like protein kinase ANXUR2 isoform X1: protein MFIKYLSFCCSKHTSSSQRQYPTVIEELCHQFLLADLRKSTNNFDENQIVGSGVLSIVYKGSLQLNGVTECTVAMKRICGNTEETLKQFKNEIELLCQLRHPNLMTLLGFCDHKDEKIVVYEYMPNGSLHDRLYCSDVKKEPLTWKHRLKICIGAAHGLHYLHTGAKRTIFHRDITPYKILLDRNMVAKLSDFRLSLKGPHYASKPKPKTISKDGFIGTCGYVAPEISENKTLTEKCDVYSFGVVLLEVVCKDKLKNVDKRQKHPVEENIDPNIKGKIAPECWEVFIDITERCLKFDPDERPAMGKVEVQLELALSLQEEAGMRNSCDDYTLLSMTIIN, encoded by the exons ATGTTTATCAAATATCTGAGCTTCTGCTGTTCGAAGCATACAAGTTCATCTCAGCGACAGTATCCAACTGTGATAGAAGAGCTATGTCATCAATTTCTGTTGGCTGATCTTAGGAAATCAACCAACAACTTCGATGAAAACCAAATAGTTGGAAGTGGAGTCCTTAGTATTGTGTATAAAGGTTCTCTCCAACTCAATGGTGTTACTGAGTGTACAGTTGCAATGAAGCGAATATGTGGGAACACCGAGGAAACACTTAAGCAGTTCAAGAACGAAATTGAGTTGCTCTGCCAGCTTCGTCATCCAAACTTGATGACTCTATTAGGATTTTGTGACCACAAAGACGAGAAGATTGTGGTATATGAGTACATGCCCAATGGATCTCTCCATGATCGCCTATACTGTAGTGATGTGAAAAAGGAACCACTAACATGGAAGCATAGGCTAAAGATATGCATAGGAGCAGCACATGGACTACACTACCTTCACACAGGTGCCAAGCGAACCATCTTTCATCGTGACATAACACCttataaaattcttttggaTAGAAACATGGTGGCCAAACTCTCAGACTTCCGGCTTTCCTTAAAAGGACCGCATTATGCATCAAAGCCAAAACCCAAGACGATATCAAAAGACGGCTTTATag GTACATGTGGTTATGTAGCTCCTGAGATTTCAGAAAACAAGACATTAACAGAAAAATGCGATGTTTACTCCTTTGGTGTAGTGCTACTAGAAGTAGTATGCAAAGACAAGCTTAAAAATGTTGACAAGAGGCAGAAGCACCCTGTTGAGGAGAATATTGATCCGAATATCAAAGGCAAGATTGCACCAGAGTGTTGGGAAGTATTTATTGATATCACAGAAAGATGCTTGAAGTTTGATCCAGATGAGCGGCCGGCAATGGGTAAAGTGGAGGTGCAACTTGAGCTTGCTCTGTCATTGCAGGAAGAAGCAGGTATGAGAAATTCTTGTGATGATTATACCCTATTATCCATGACCATTATTAATTAG
- the LOC114397429 gene encoding uncharacterized protein LOC114397429, giving the protein MDIPLRSTRKYLFKKTDLLRLRELASLVSDPVDFQTHHGKLLRILRVDVEEGCLETLVQFYDPLYHCFTFPDYQLVPTLEEYSYLVGLPVPDKIPFHGFEPTPKPSDIAAALHLKTSIIQANLTSKGGLQGLPTHFLYQQASIFAEAASILAFHSILALLIYGLLFFPNVDNFIDINAIKIFLTKNPVPTLLADTYHSIHDRTQAGRGTISCCAPLLYQWFTFHLPQSRAFKTNDDKLSWPRRIMTLDPSDIVWYQAASDVGEIIVSCGEYPNVPLLGMRGGISYNPLLARRQFGYPMKTKPNNLALTNEFYLNHGDHSNKRERFAQAWSAIRRLNRSQLGKKSDYVHESYTQWVIDRTKSFGLPYRLPRYLSSTIPPSSLPIPFDTKEEFHEQLTKERQEKETWKRRCQELEQENETLKGKIAQQSRELFIQNQRMIEKDDLLRRKDVLLHQDARRKRKFMDLFSRAHSDSEDPSTPGV; this is encoded by the coding sequence ATGGACATCCCACTGAGAAGCACTAGGAAGTACCTTTTCAAAAAAACAGACCTGTTGAGATTAAGGGAGCTAGCATCTTTAGTAAGTGATCCAGTTGATTTTCAAACTCATCATGGGAAGTTGCTCAGAATTCTTAGAGTAGATGTTGAGGAAGGATGCCTAGAGACCCTGGTTCAGTTCTATGACCCGCTCTACCATTGCTTCACATTTCCCGATTACCAGCTTGTCCCCACACTTGAAGAGTACTCCTACCTAGTAGGTTTACCTGTGCCAGACAAGATACCTTTCCATGGTTTTGAGCCTACCCCTAAACCCTCCGACATCGCAGCCGCCCTCCATCTTAAAACCTCCATCATCCAAGCAAACCTTACCTCTAAAGGAGGCCTCCAAGGTCTTCCCACCCACTTCCTCTACCAACAAGCCTCCATATTTGCTGAAGCAGCTAGTATACTTGCCTTCCATTCTATCCTAGCCCTCCTTATATATGGCCTTTTATTCTTCCCAAATGTTGACAACTTCATCGATATCAATGCCATTAAAATCTTTCTTACAAAGAACCCCGTACCCACTCTACTCGCCGATACCTACCATTCTATCCATGACCGTACCCAGGCTGGCCGGGGAACCATTTCTTGTTGTGCACCTTTACTCTATCAGTGGTTTACCTTCCACTTACCTCAATCCCGTGCCTTCAAGACCAATGATGACAAGCTTTCCTGGCCTCGCCGAATCATGACTCTTGACCCATCTGACATTGTTTGGTACCAAGCAGCTAGTGATGTTGGAGAGATTATTGTGAGTTGTGGTGAATATCCCAACGTACCTCTTTTGGGTATGCGTGGCGGAATTAGCTACAACCCACTCCTCGCTCGACGACAATTTGGGTACCCGATGAAGACAAAACCAAACAACCTTGCCTTGACTAATGAATTCTATCTTAACCATGGAGATCACTCGAACAAAAGGGAAAGATTCGCACAAGCTTGGAGCGCTATCCGCAGACTCAACAGAAGTCAGTTGGGAAAGAAATCAGACTATGTGCACGAATCTTATACCCAGTGGGTTATTGATAGGACCAAGAGCTTTGGTCTACCCTACCGCTTACCTAGATACCTATCGTCCACCATCCCACCATCATCCTTGCCTATCCCCTTTGATACTAAGGAAGAGTTTCATGAACAATTAACCAAAGAAAggcaagaaaaagaaacttgGAAGAGGAGATGCCAGGAGCTAGAGCAAGAGAATGAGACTTTGAAGGGAAAGATAGCCCAACAGAGCCGTGAGCTTTTTATCCAGAACCAGAGGATGATTGAGAAGGACGACTTGCTTCGTCGGAAAGACGTTTTGCTCCACCAAGATGCTAGAAGGAAGAGGAAGTTTATGGACTTGTTCTCCCGTGCACATTCAGATTCCGAGGACCCATCTACTCCGGGAGTTTGA
- the LOC114397428 gene encoding uncharacterized protein LOC114397428: MMFTISLTSSSIIICSLSFCISISMHHVAFVVSKSSLTLCSLLQKGGESINRRPRKVARRILHKPTRIYNTRANRKRMDIVEQENQSLREEVATLREGMDRLTTMMSALLSAQNSQAAAATVEQPLVSTTPLSTVTSPPLFLPPGCTWGMPPPVCGSPQPAVSEVPPPFAQQSAPVPQPSTSFPQAAMTYSAPLIHTIQQEVEPIFQAENVVAFDKMEELQERFDGMQREVEALRGRDLFGKDACELCLVPNVTIPHKFKVPDFEKYKGNSCPRSHLVMYARKMSMYTDNHKLLIHFFQDSLTGAALKWYMNLDSASIRTFNDLGEAFIRQYKYNLDMAPDRDQLRAMTQKEKETFKEYAQRWREVAAQIVPPLEEREMTKIFLKTLSQFYYEKMVASAPTDFTEMVNMGVRLEEGVREGRLTGESVPAASNAKKFGGHFAKKKDQEVGMVAHGKPQQNFTPYRQVANVASAIPNPSYHQQRPHYPYPYPPQQYPPQQYPPQQYPPQQYHQPQYPQKQQNRPQPPQQPYHSQNRQKTTFDPIPMKYADLLPALLAKNLVQVRTPPRTPDVLPPWFRHDLTCAFHQGAPGHDVENCYVLKNEVQKLVRANLLSFKDQNPNVQANPLPNHGPTVNMIQDCDEDGVILNVQHVRTPLVPIHIKMCEAALFDHDHAACEICPVNVKGCPKWGINYYSTGD, from the exons ATGATGTTTACAATTTCTCTAACAAGTTCTTCGATAATAATTTGTtccctttctttttgcataagcATAAGCATGCATCATGTTGCATTCGTGGTTTCTAAATCGAGTCTCACACTGTGTTCACTACTTCAAAAAGGGGGGGAGTCAATCAACCGCCGCCCAAGGAAAGTGGCCCGACGAATTCTCCACAAACCCACTCGCATTTACAACACCAGGGCCAATCGGAAGAGGATGGATATAGTTGAACAAGAAAATCAGAGTCTCAGGGAGGAGGTTGCCACTTTACGAGAGGGAATGGATAGGTTGACGACCATGATGAGTGCACTCCTGTCAGCCCAGAACTCTCAAGCTGCCGCCGCTACTGTAGAGCAGCCCTTGGTGAGCACAACCCCGCTATCTACGGTGACTTCTCCACCCCTCTTTTTGCCTCCAGGTTGTACATGGGGAATGCCACCTCCAGTCTGTGGAAGCCCCCAGCCCGCTGTATCTGAAGTTCCACCGCCTTTTGCTCAGCAGTCAGCACCAGTTCCGCAACCCAGTACCTCTTTCCCTCAAGCTGCAATGACTTATTCAGCTCCACTGATTCACACTATTCAACAAGAGGTTGAACCAATTTTCCAAGCTGAAAATGTTGTAGCCTTCGACAAGATGGAAGAACTCCAAGAAAGATTTGATGGTATGCAAAGGGAAGTCGAAGCCCTCCGAGGAAGAGATCTGTTCGGGAAGGACGCCTGTGAATTATGCTTGGTCCCAAATGTTACTATCCCTcacaagttcaaggtgccagacttcGAGAAGTATAAAGGGAACTCTTGTCCCCGCAGTCACTTGGTGATGTACGCGCGGAAAATGTCCATGTATACTGACAATCATAAGCTGCTTATTCATTTCTTTCAGGACAGCCTAACTGGGGCCGCTCTGAAGTGGTATATGAATTTGGACAGTGCGAGCATTCGTACTTTCAATGACCTGGGTGAAGCGTTCATCCGGCAGTATAAGTACAATTTGGACATGGCCCCAGATCGTGATCAGCTCCGTGCGATGAcacaaaaagagaaggaaacgtTCAAGGAGTATGCCCAACGTTGGAGGGAAGTGGCTGCCCAGATTGTCCCGCCGTTGGAAGAAAGGGAAAtgaccaaaatatttttgaagacCCTGAGCCAGTTTTATTACGAGAAAATGGTTGCAAGTGCACCAACAGACTTCACCGAAATGGTCAACATGGGGGTGCGATTAGAGGAAGGTGTCCGAGAGGGACGTTTGACTGGGGAAAGTGTCCCTGCTGCAAGCAATGCCAAGAAGTTTGGAGGCCACTTTGCGAAGAAGAAAGATCAAGAGGTGGGGATGGTAGCTCATGGTAAGCCTCAGCAGAATTTCACCCCATATCGTCAGGTTGCGAATGTCGCATCCGCTATCCCAAACCCATCATATCACCAACAAAGGCCACATTACCCCTACCCATACCCTCCACAACAATACCCTCCACAACAATACCCTCCACAACAATACCCTCCACAGCAATACCATCAGCCACAATACcctcaaaaacaacaaaatcgcCCGCAACCCCCCCAACAACCATATCACTCACAAAACCGCCAGAAAACAACCTTTGATCCAATCCCGATGAAATATGCTGACTTACTCCCCGCCCTGCTCGCCAAAAACCTTGTCCAGGTCAGAACACCCCCTCGTACACCAGATGTTTTACCTCCCTGGTTTCGTCATGATTTAACCTGCGCTTTCCACCAAGGGGCCCCAGGTCATGACGTTGAAAACTGCTATGTCCTGAAGAATGAAGTGCAAAAGCTAGTCCGGGCCAACTTGCTATCCTTTAAAGATCAGAATCCCAATGTTCAGGCGAACCCTCTACCGAACCATGGGCCTACTGTTAACATGATACAAGATTGTGATGAAGACGGTGTCATCCTGAACGTCCAGCACGTTCGAACTCCCCTGGTCCCAATACATATCAAGATGTGCGAGGCAGCTCTGTTTGACCATGATCATGCAGCGTGTGAAATATGTCCGGTGAATGTAAAAGGATGCCCTAAG TGGGGAATCAACTACTACTCCACTGGTGATTAG
- the LOC114395734 gene encoding receptor-like protein kinase ANXUR2 isoform X2 translates to MLIKYLGFCWSKHASSCQRQYPTVIEELCHQFSLADIKESTKKFDEDQIIGTGDFCIVYKGFLQNNGVTDDTVVIKRIRGSGEKELKQFKNEIELLCQLRHPNLITLLGFCVHKDEKIVVYEHMANGSLHDRLYCSDVKKEPLTWKHRLKICIGAAHGLHYLHTGAKRTIFHRDITPYKILLDRNMVAKLADFRLSLKGPHYASKPKPKTISKDGFIVLLEVVCKDKLKNVEKRQKHPVEENIDPNLKGKIAPECWEVFIDITERCLKFDPDERPAMGEVEVQLELALSLQEEADMRNTCDDYTLLSMTIIN, encoded by the exons ATGCTTATTAAATATTTGGGCTTCTGCTGGTCGAAGCATGCAAGTTCATGTCAGAGGCAATATCCAACGGTGATAGAAGAGCTGTGCCATCAATTTTCATTGGCCGATATTAAGGAATCAACCAAAAAATTTGATGAAGACCAAATAATTGGAACTGGAGATTTTTGTATTGTATATAAAGGTTTTCTCCAAAACAATGGTGTTACTGATGATACAGTTGTAATCAAGCGAATACGTGGGAGCGGTGAGAAAGAGCTTAAGCAGTTCAAGAACGAAATTGAGTTGCTCTGCCAGCTTCGTCATCCAAATTTGATCACTCTATTAGGATTTTGTGTCCACAAAGACGAGAAGATTGTGGTATATGAGCACATGGCCAATGGATCTCTCCATGATCGACTATACTGTAGTGATGTGAAAAAGGAACCACTAACATGGAAGCATAGGCTAAAGATATGCATAGGAGCAGCACATGGACTACACTACCTTCACACAGGTGCCAAGCGAACCATCTTTCATCGTGACATAACACCttataaaattcttttggaTAGAAACATGGTGGCCAAACTCGCGGATTTTCGGCTTTCCTTAAAAGGACCGCATTATGCATCAAAGCCAAAACCCAAGACAATATCAAAAGACGGCTTTATag TGCTACTAGAAGTAGTATGCAAAGACAAGCTTAAAAATGTTGAGAAGAGGCAGAAGCACCCTGTTGAGGAGAATATTGATCCGAATCTCAAAGGCAAGATTGCACCAGAGTGTTGGGAAGTATTTATTGATATCACAGAAAGATGCTTGAAGTTTGATCCAGATGAGCGGCCGGCAATGGGTGAAGTGGAGGTGCAACTTGAGCTTGCTCTGTCATTGCAGGAAGAAGCAGATATGAGAAATACTTGTGATGATTATACCCTATTATCTATGACCATTATTAATTAG
- the LOC114397541 gene encoding receptor-like protein kinase ANXUR2 isoform X1 codes for MLIKYLGFCWSKHASSCHRQYPTVIEELCHQFSLADIKESTKKFDEDQIIGTGDIYIVYKGFLQHNGVTEDTVAMKRICGNTKKTLKQFKNEIELLCQLRHPNLITLLGFCDHKDEKIMVYEYMANGSLHDRLYCSDVKKEPLTWKHRLKICIGAAHGLHYLHTGAKRTIFHRDITPYKILLDRNMVAKLSDFRLSLKGPHYASKPKPKTISKDGFIGTCGYVAPEISENKTLTEKCDVYSFGVVLLEVVCKDKLKNVEKRQKHPVEENIDPNLKGKIAPECWEVFIDITERCLKFDPDERPAMGEVEVQLELALSLQEEADMRNSCDDYTLLSMTIIN; via the exons ATGCTTATTAAATATTTGGGCTTCTGCTGGTCGAAGCATGCAAGTTCATGTCATAGGCAATATCCAACGGTGATAGAAGAACTGTGCCATCAATTTTCATTGGCCGATATTAAGGAATCAACCAAAAAATTTGATGAAGACCAAATAATTGGAACTGGAGATATTTATATTGTGTATAAAGGTTTTCTCCAACACAATGGTGTTACTGAGGATACAGTTGCAATGAAGCGAATATGTGGGAACACCAAGAAAACACTTAAGCAGTTCAAGAACGAAATTGAGTTGCTCTGCCAGCTTCGTCATCCAAATTTGATCACTCTATTAGGATTTTGTGACCACAAAGACGAGAAGATTATGGTATATGAGTACATGGCCAATGGATCTCTCCATGATCGCCTATACTGTAGTGATGTGAAAAAGGAACCACTAACATGGAAGCATAGGCTAAAGATATGCATAGGAGCAGCACATGGACTACACTACCTTCACACAGGTGCCAAGCGAACCATCTTTCATCGTGACATAACACCttataaaattcttttggaTAGAAACATGGTGGCCAAACTCTCAGACTTCCGGCTTTCCTTAAAAGGACCGCATTATGCATCAAAGCCAAAACCCAAGACGATATCAAAAGACGGCTTTATag GTACATGTGGTTATGTAGCTCCTGAGATTTCAGAAAACAAGACATTAACAGAAAAATGCGATGTTTACTCCTTTGGTGTAGTGCTACTAGAAGTAGTATGCAAAGACAAGCTTAAAAATGTTGAGAAGAGGCAGAAGCACCCTGTTGAGGAGAATATTGATCCGAATCTCAAAGGCAAGATTGCACCAGAGTGTTGGGAAGTATTTATTGATATCACAGAAAGATGCTTGAAGTTTGATCCAGATGAGCGGCCGGCAATGGGTGAAGTGGAGGTGCAACTTGAGCTTGCTCTGTCATTGCAGGAAGAAGCAGATATGAGAAATTCTTGTGATGATTATACCCTATTATCTATGACCATTATTAATTAG
- the LOC114397541 gene encoding receptor-like protein kinase ANXUR2 isoform X2, producing MLIKYLGFCWSKHASSCHRQYPTVIEELCHQFSLADIKESTKKFDEDQIIGTGDIYIVYKGFLQHNGVTEDTVAMKRICGNTKKTLKQFKNEIELLCQLRHPNLITLLGFCDHKDEKIMVYEYMANGSLHDRLYCSDVKKEPLTWKHRLKICIGAAHGLHYLHTGAKRTIFHRDITPYKILLDRNMVAKLSDFRLSLKGPHYASKPKPKTISKDGFIVLLEVVCKDKLKNVEKRQKHPVEENIDPNLKGKIAPECWEVFIDITERCLKFDPDERPAMGEVEVQLELALSLQEEADMRNSCDDYTLLSMTIIN from the exons ATGCTTATTAAATATTTGGGCTTCTGCTGGTCGAAGCATGCAAGTTCATGTCATAGGCAATATCCAACGGTGATAGAAGAACTGTGCCATCAATTTTCATTGGCCGATATTAAGGAATCAACCAAAAAATTTGATGAAGACCAAATAATTGGAACTGGAGATATTTATATTGTGTATAAAGGTTTTCTCCAACACAATGGTGTTACTGAGGATACAGTTGCAATGAAGCGAATATGTGGGAACACCAAGAAAACACTTAAGCAGTTCAAGAACGAAATTGAGTTGCTCTGCCAGCTTCGTCATCCAAATTTGATCACTCTATTAGGATTTTGTGACCACAAAGACGAGAAGATTATGGTATATGAGTACATGGCCAATGGATCTCTCCATGATCGCCTATACTGTAGTGATGTGAAAAAGGAACCACTAACATGGAAGCATAGGCTAAAGATATGCATAGGAGCAGCACATGGACTACACTACCTTCACACAGGTGCCAAGCGAACCATCTTTCATCGTGACATAACACCttataaaattcttttggaTAGAAACATGGTGGCCAAACTCTCAGACTTCCGGCTTTCCTTAAAAGGACCGCATTATGCATCAAAGCCAAAACCCAAGACGATATCAAAAGACGGCTTTATag TGCTACTAGAAGTAGTATGCAAAGACAAGCTTAAAAATGTTGAGAAGAGGCAGAAGCACCCTGTTGAGGAGAATATTGATCCGAATCTCAAAGGCAAGATTGCACCAGAGTGTTGGGAAGTATTTATTGATATCACAGAAAGATGCTTGAAGTTTGATCCAGATGAGCGGCCGGCAATGGGTGAAGTGGAGGTGCAACTTGAGCTTGCTCTGTCATTGCAGGAAGAAGCAGATATGAGAAATTCTTGTGATGATTATACCCTATTATCTATGACCATTATTAATTAG
- the LOC114395734 gene encoding receptor-like protein kinase ANXUR2 isoform X1, which yields MLIKYLGFCWSKHASSCQRQYPTVIEELCHQFSLADIKESTKKFDEDQIIGTGDFCIVYKGFLQNNGVTDDTVVIKRIRGSGEKELKQFKNEIELLCQLRHPNLITLLGFCVHKDEKIVVYEHMANGSLHDRLYCSDVKKEPLTWKHRLKICIGAAHGLHYLHTGAKRTIFHRDITPYKILLDRNMVAKLADFRLSLKGPHYASKPKPKTISKDGFIGTYGYVAPEISENNTLTEKCDVYSFGVVLLEVVCKDKLKNVEKRQKHPVEENIDPNLKGKIAPECWEVFIDITERCLKFDPDERPAMGEVEVQLELALSLQEEADMRNTCDDYTLLSMTIIN from the exons ATGCTTATTAAATATTTGGGCTTCTGCTGGTCGAAGCATGCAAGTTCATGTCAGAGGCAATATCCAACGGTGATAGAAGAGCTGTGCCATCAATTTTCATTGGCCGATATTAAGGAATCAACCAAAAAATTTGATGAAGACCAAATAATTGGAACTGGAGATTTTTGTATTGTATATAAAGGTTTTCTCCAAAACAATGGTGTTACTGATGATACAGTTGTAATCAAGCGAATACGTGGGAGCGGTGAGAAAGAGCTTAAGCAGTTCAAGAACGAAATTGAGTTGCTCTGCCAGCTTCGTCATCCAAATTTGATCACTCTATTAGGATTTTGTGTCCACAAAGACGAGAAGATTGTGGTATATGAGCACATGGCCAATGGATCTCTCCATGATCGACTATACTGTAGTGATGTGAAAAAGGAACCACTAACATGGAAGCATAGGCTAAAGATATGCATAGGAGCAGCACATGGACTACACTACCTTCACACAGGTGCCAAGCGAACCATCTTTCATCGTGACATAACACCttataaaattcttttggaTAGAAACATGGTGGCCAAACTCGCGGATTTTCGGCTTTCCTTAAAAGGACCGCATTATGCATCAAAGCCAAAACCCAAGACAATATCAAAAGACGGCTTTATag GTACATATGGTTATGTAGCTCCTGAGATTTCAGAAAACAATACATTAACAGAAAAATGCGATGTTTACTCCTTTGGTGTAGTGCTACTAGAAGTAGTATGCAAAGACAAGCTTAAAAATGTTGAGAAGAGGCAGAAGCACCCTGTTGAGGAGAATATTGATCCGAATCTCAAAGGCAAGATTGCACCAGAGTGTTGGGAAGTATTTATTGATATCACAGAAAGATGCTTGAAGTTTGATCCAGATGAGCGGCCGGCAATGGGTGAAGTGGAGGTGCAACTTGAGCTTGCTCTGTCATTGCAGGAAGAAGCAGATATGAGAAATACTTGTGATGATTATACCCTATTATCTATGACCATTATTAATTAG
- the LOC114397540 gene encoding receptor-like protein kinase ANXUR2 isoform X2 yields the protein MFIKYLSFCCSKHTSSSQRQYPTVIEELCHQFLLADLRKSTNNFDENQIVGSGVLSIVYKGSLQLNGVTECTVAMKRICGNTEETLKQFKNEIELLCQLRHPNLMTLLGFCDHKDEKIVVYEYMPNGSLHDRLYCSDVKKEPLTWKHRLKICIGAAHGLHYLHTGAKRTIFHRDITPYKILLDRNMVAKLSDFRLSLKGPHYASKPKPKTISKDGFIGTCGYVAPEISENKTLTEKCDVYSFGVVLLEVVCKDKLKNVDKRQKHPVEENIDPNIKGKIAPECWEVFIDITERCLKFDPDERPAMGKVEVQLELALSLQEEAECSQSCNILGLH from the exons ATGTTTATCAAATATCTGAGCTTCTGCTGTTCGAAGCATACAAGTTCATCTCAGCGACAGTATCCAACTGTGATAGAAGAGCTATGTCATCAATTTCTGTTGGCTGATCTTAGGAAATCAACCAACAACTTCGATGAAAACCAAATAGTTGGAAGTGGAGTCCTTAGTATTGTGTATAAAGGTTCTCTCCAACTCAATGGTGTTACTGAGTGTACAGTTGCAATGAAGCGAATATGTGGGAACACCGAGGAAACACTTAAGCAGTTCAAGAACGAAATTGAGTTGCTCTGCCAGCTTCGTCATCCAAACTTGATGACTCTATTAGGATTTTGTGACCACAAAGACGAGAAGATTGTGGTATATGAGTACATGCCCAATGGATCTCTCCATGATCGCCTATACTGTAGTGATGTGAAAAAGGAACCACTAACATGGAAGCATAGGCTAAAGATATGCATAGGAGCAGCACATGGACTACACTACCTTCACACAGGTGCCAAGCGAACCATCTTTCATCGTGACATAACACCttataaaattcttttggaTAGAAACATGGTGGCCAAACTCTCAGACTTCCGGCTTTCCTTAAAAGGACCGCATTATGCATCAAAGCCAAAACCCAAGACGATATCAAAAGACGGCTTTATag GTACATGTGGTTATGTAGCTCCTGAGATTTCAGAAAACAAGACATTAACAGAAAAATGCGATGTTTACTCCTTTGGTGTAGTGCTACTAGAAGTAGTATGCAAAGACAAGCTTAAAAATGTTGACAAGAGGCAGAAGCACCCTGTTGAGGAGAATATTGATCCGAATATCAAAGGCAAGATTGCACCAGAGTGTTGGGAAGTATTTATTGATATCACAGAAAGATGCTTGAAGTTTGATCCAGATGAGCGGCCGGCAATGGGTAAAGTGGAGGTGCAACTTGAGCTTGCTCTGTCATTGCAGGAAGAAGCAG AGTGCAGCCAATCCTGCAACATCTTAGGCCTTCATTAG